From a single Myxocyprinus asiaticus isolate MX2 ecotype Aquarium Trade chromosome 47, UBuf_Myxa_2, whole genome shotgun sequence genomic region:
- the LOC127436936 gene encoding zinc finger C3HC-type protein 1-like, translating into MAALGSRANRPENGEKQSKSPLVSPLKVRELLNEGIASEDNVLNCSQQDPNTLSPNGLGKAPCEAANKEAFFNRVESYSSLKWAGKPNALSPLRCAQYGWINVDSDMLKCSSCQAFLCASIQATLDFQKYEGRISELLQQLQTQHEKFCSWPDYPCPDRFWMVPIKEPTVLLSAFLDRFKSVCLLEQQLPAMKPEQLKAMTLTEDVISVLLQLIEDEQVKLGGSPTKASSDPLSVQVAACIVALCGWAASPALHAMNLPILTCSCCMRKVGLWNFFQMESVLGEGENPPQSPTSSITLTTSQCTGGEKGTPPSPSQSPTPSRMKLRSQDTTRSEQTENTPSPLVPRTRSRDSPIPHEELPSPLSRGKRPMTRRRGQGENLVVDVPSSPQRKTKRPRLSSASGPEGPLHRNVFDPVAQHRDWCPWVCLGQEKWNLDGSVFVGCEAELPQPGWKAAMTLFLSLKRSISPVGASTSQGPHDKSKRVFSIFRQWQVSSPSQ; encoded by the exons ATGGCGGCGCTCGGCAGCCGTGCAAATCGCCCAGAAAACGGTgaaaaacaaagcaaatctcCTCTCGTGTCGCCTCTGAAAGTACGAGAACTTCTCAATGAAGGGATTGCCTCGGAAGACAACGTGTTAAATTG TTCACAGCAGGATCCAAACACATTGTCTCCAAATGGCCTTGGCAAAGCCCCTTGTGAGGCGGCAAACAAAGAAGCATTTTTCAACAGAGTGGAGTCGTACTCG AGTCTAAAATGGGCTGGAAAGCCAAATGCTCTCTCACCATTGAGATGTGCACAGTATGGCTGGATCAATGTAGACAGTGACATGCTGAAGTGTTCTAGTTGCCAGGCTTTCCTCTGTGCATCCATCCAAGCCACCTTGGACTTCCAGAAAT ATGAGGGACGGATTTCAGAGTTGCTACAGCAACTTCAAACGCAACATGAGAAATTCTGTTCATGGCCAGATTATCCATGTCCAG atcgGTTCTGGATGGTTCCTATTAAGGAGCCTACAGTACTACTTAGTGCCTTTCTAGACCGGTTCAAAAGTGTGTGTCTTCTAGAACAGCAGCTGCCTGCTATGAAGCCAGAGCAGCTCAAAGCTATG ACATTGACTGAAGATGTTATAAGTGTCCTCCTACAGCTGATTGAAGATGAGCAAGTGAAGCTGGGAGGTTCTCCCACAAAGGCCTCATCGGATCCACTCTCTGTACAAGTGGCAGCATGCATTGTAGCCCTTTGTGGTTGGGCAGCCag CCCAGCCCTCCATGCTATGAATCTGCCCATCCTCACCTGTTCATGCTGCATGAGAAAAGTGGGGCTGTGGAACTTCTTTCAAATGGAGAGTGTTTTAGGAGAGGGCGAAAACCCTCCACAGTCTCCAACATCTTCCATCACTTTGACTACATCTCAATGCACAGGTGGGGAGAAGGGGACTCCCCCCTCACCATCCCAGTCCCCCACTCCATCTCGCATGAAGCTGCGTAGTCAGGACACCACTCGCTCCGAGCAG ACGGAAAACACCCCATCCCCACTGGTTCCCCGCACCAGAAGTAGGGACTCCCCTATCCCTCATGAGGAGctacccagccccctgtccagAGGCAAAAGACCCATGACCCGCAGGAGGGGCCAGGGAGAGAACCTGGTGGTGGACGTGCCCTCTAGCCCACAGCGAAAGACAAAACGCCCACGTCTCTCCTCTGCCAGTGGCCCT GAGGGGCCCTTGCACAGGAATGTGTTTGACCCAGTAGCCCAGCACAGGGACTGGTGTCCTTGGGTGTGTTTGGGACAAGAGAAGTGGAATCTGGATGGCTCTGTCTTTGTAGGCTGTGAAGCAGAGCTCCCAcaacctggctggaaagccgcaATGACCCTCTTCTTGTCTTTGAAAAGGAGCATCAGTCCAGTAGGAGCCAGTACATCTCAG GGTCCTCATGACAAATCGAAAAGGGTATTCTCCATATTCCGACAATGGCAGGTATCTTCCCCATCCCAGTAA